The window GAGCAAGCTGACAACTCCCCTCCGCACGGGAGAGATTTCCAACAGacctgtgcagagaaaacaaaaacatgTTAACCTGTTTCCTGCTTTTTTATTGCGAAACACGAAAACAACAAAACCACAAGCTGCTCGGAGGCGTTTGATCCTGCGACTAAGTCTCCTGCAGGATTAGCGAACTGTTGAACACGATCAGGTCCAGGGgagtcacaaccacctgatgcgtTTTCCACATCAGAGAAGAAGAtgtaaatataataatacaatatCACTCCGAGCGGTTAGTGAAATGGGTTTGCACAAGGATGGCAGGAACTGGCAAGAAGTGTATGCTTTAACAACATAACACACAGTGAGGCCCTCCGCATTTGCATATGTTAATGAGTCAGCGTGGTTAATGTAACCCCTCCAAACGGCATAATAAACACAGGACACCTCACCCCGAGTCACCCTAAACTAGAGGGTAATGAGGCATTAAGCGCAGATTGAGGGGCACTTCTTCCTATCTGACAAACTGCCTCTTACCTCCCCGTGTTACCATGAAGTTTCCCTCCACTACATTAGAAATATCCAGTAAATCGATTGGTGTCCCAGGGAAATAAACATACCCAGACAtttttttataaaagaaaataaacctATCCAACCTAAATCTGAACTAAAGGCGGTATAATATCTGTCGGGGTGTGCAGAGACTGTGCTCGCTCCCACATGATAACGTCTAGTGGTACATGGGCTAATACTCACTGTACCGATTCTCATCGTGAGTTCCATTTATTCTTCCATCGGACAACACTTGCAGATGAAACCCGATGCCTACATTGCAGTAAAGCCGCCGTAGCCTTTTGATGCCCAGTAAATAGTCAGTGTCCCGGCTGATTTCCTTCATCTCCCCGGGGATTCGGGGCATGGAACGGGACAAGAGGGTCTCCCATCTGCGCTCCACGGTGGTGTTGGGCTGGCCAGAGACAGGGGCAGAGCGCACGACACCAGAGGTAACTCcgaggaggagcaggagaagcgaacAGGCCGCTGGAACTGTTGTCTTGCAGACCATCCTGATCAACGCGTGCACACGTGGTTGGGAATCGATTGCACTAAAAATACCTCGACTCTAGCTCCACTTTCTCGCTTTATTTTGGGCGCACATTTAAAAAAGCAGCAGAAACGCTCAGCGTGTGTTATGAACTGCTCTTTACATCTGTAGGCTGCATCAGGAGCACCCCTCTCTGAAGAAGCGGCTCAGGGAAGTTTATTTGAACTGTGCAAGCCGCGTCAAATGATCACTTTGGGAGTCAGGGGAGAGCTCTCTCTGTGAAGTCttcttcctctgacagtacagccaTCCGGTCTCCCCTGACCACGATATTTATATCTATCTGCTG is drawn from Hemiscyllium ocellatum isolate sHemOce1 chromosome 18, sHemOce1.pat.X.cur, whole genome shotgun sequence and contains these coding sequences:
- the fgf4 gene encoding fibroblast growth factor 4, which gives rise to MVCKTTVPAACSLLLLLLGVTSGVVRSAPVSGQPNTTVERRWETLLSRSMPRIPGEMKEISRDTDYLLGIKRLRRLYCNVGIGFHLQVLSDGRINGTHDENRYSLLEISPVRRGVVSLLGVTSGLFVAMNSKGKLYGSTYYNDECKFNEILLPNHYNAYESNAYPTMYMALSKNGKAKKGNKVTPIMTMTHFLPRI